The DNA sequence GCGACGACGCGATCGTCCGGCACGAGGAGTACCTGCGCGTCGGCACCGAGACCGAGGAGACCGGTCGCGTCGCGCTGCGCAAGTACGTGGTGACCGAGGACCAGACCGTCACCGTCCCGGTGTCGCACGAGGAGGTCCGCCTCGAGCGCGAGCCGATCGACGGCACCGAGGCGACGGCCCGCCCGGGCGCCATCGGCGAGGCCGAGCAGGAGGTGATCTTGCACCGCGAGCGCCCGGTCGTCGACAAGACCACCGAGGCCGTCGAGAAGGTCCGCCTGGGCACCCGCACCGTCACCGAGGACGAGAAGGTCTCCGACACCGTCCGCAAGGAGCGCATCGAGGTCGACGACCCGCAGCACGCCCTGCCCCGCGACGAGCGCCGCAGCTGAGCGACGCACCGCGCCACCGGCGCGTCACCGGAGCCCGCACCCGGGCCCGGTGACGCGCCGGACCCATGTCCGGGCCGCCCGGGTACGTCACCGACGGTGTCCTGCGGGGATCAGGACGGGCTGCTGCTCCTGCTCGGATCCGGTGCGGGCGCCGGGACCGGGGAGGCGAGCAGCGCGAACGCCGTCCGGAGCGCGCCGGACGCCTCGGCGACCGCCTGCCGGGGCCGCGTCCCGATCCCGAGCGAGGTCGCGAAGCCGTGCACCAGGTCCGGGTGGCGGCGCAGCGTGGCCGGGACGCCCGCCTCCCGCATCCGGGTGACCAGGTGCTCGCCCTCGTCACGCAGCGGGTCGAACCCGGCGGTCGCGACGTAGGCCGGCGGCATCCCGGTCAGGTCGCCCTCGGCGATCCGCAGCCGTGGGTCGTCGCGCAGCGCCTCGGGGACGTACCAGCCGGCCATCGCCTCGATCGCCTCGCCGGTGAGCAGGAACCCGTCGCCGAACAGCTCGCGCGAGCGGGTGTGCCCCTCGAGCTCGGTGACGGGGAAGAACGCCAGGCAGAACACCGGACGTCCGGCCGGGTCGGCGCCGTAGCGGCTGGTCTCGCGGGCCACCGTGAGCGCCAGGCTCGCCCCGGCGGAGTCCCCGCCGACCGCGATCCGGCCCGGGGCCGCCCCGAACTCCTCCGGATGCGCCACGACGTGCGCGAAGGCGGCCAGACAGTCGTCGACGGCGGCCGGGAAGGGGTGCTCGGGCGCCAGCCGGTAGTCCACCGAGAGCACCCGGGCGCCGGACTCGGCGGCCAGCGTGGCGCACAGCTCGTCGTGGGTGTCCAGGTCGCCCGCGACGAAACCGCCGCCGTGCACGTAGACGAGCAGTGCGCCGTCGAGCACGTCCGGTCCGGGCGGGGGCACGTACAGCCGCGCCCGCAGGTCGGCGACCGCGCCGGGGACCGTCCGGTCCTCGCGGCGCACCCCCGGCTCGGCGGGCCCGGCGACGACGCGGTCGACGAACGACTGGCCGGCCCGCATCTGCTCCGGCGGCGGGACGGGCTGCGGCCGGCGCGGGGTGAGCAGCCGCAGCAGCAGCTGGATGTCGAGGTCGAGCTGCTGGCCGTCGCGGCGGACGGGCGGGCCCGCGATCACTCGCTTCACCGGCTTCGGCAGGGCCAGCACACCGCGCAGGGCTCCCCGTGCCACCCGCACCCGACGATCCACGGCGACCTCCCGCATCCACTCGATCTCCACCCCCGATTGTGGCACCGGGTGCCGTTGCGTGCCGCTGCGCGCGGCACGCATCACCCGCCGGTCGTCGCCGGATCGCAACCTCCGCCGTCCGTTCCTCCGCCGCCGGATCCTCGTTCAATCCAGTGGAGATCATCTACGGAGGGGACGTGCATGAGGACGAGGCTGCGTGCGACGGTCGTGGCGGGGGTGGTGGCGGTCGTCGCGGCGGTGGTCGCGGTGCCGCAGGCACTGGCCTCGCCGGACGGACCGGGAGCCGACGGGGAACCGGGTGACGTCGTGTCCGCGGAGCGGGTCCTCACCCCGACGGTGCCCGCCGCGACGGCGACCCGGATCCTCTACCGCAGCCTCGACACCGACGACCGCCCGGTCACGGTGAGCGGCATCGTCCTCACCCCGCTCGTCCCGGCGCCCGGGCCGGCCCGGGTCATCGGCTTCGCCGCGGGGACCCAGGGGCTCGCCGACCGCTGCGCGCCGTCGCGGCAGCTGCAGGCCGGCACCGAGTACGAGGCCCCGGCGATCGGTGCGCTGCTGAGCAGCGGCTACACCGTGGCCGTCACCGACTACGAGGGCCTGGGCACGCCCGGCGAGCACACCTACGTCAACCGGGCCGCCCAGGCGCACGCCCTGCTCGACGTCGCGCGTGCGGCCCAGCGGGCCGGTGTCGGCGTGCCGGAGGACGCCCCGACCGCGCTCTACGGCTACTCCCAGGGCGGCGGGGCGTCCGCCGCCGCGGTCGAGCTGGCCCCGGAGTACGCCCCCGAGCTGGACCTCGTCGGCGCCTACGCGGGCGCGCCCCCCGCGGACCTGCGCGCGACCGGCCGCGTCCTCGACAGCGGCCCCGCCTCCTTCCTGCTCGGTTACGCCGTCTCCGGGTTCGACGCCGCCTACCCCGACCTCGGCGTGCTGGACCTGCTGAACGACCGCGGCCGCCAGGTGATCGCCGAGCTGCGCGAGCAGTGCACCCCGGACTCGGCGCTGCGCTACCCGGGCCTGCGGTCCGAGCAGCTGTCCGCCGACGGGCGGCCGATCTCGGAGTTCCTCGACGAGGAGCCCTTCGCGAGCCGGGTGGACGAGCAGCTGATCGGGCGCCGTACGCCCGAGGCCCCGGTGCTCATCGTGCACAGCCTCACCGACGACATCGTGCCGTTCGACCAGGGTCGGGAGCTCGCCGAGCGCTGGTGCGACCAGGGTGCCGACGTCGAGTTCCGGCCGTCGCCCGTCCCGGGGCACCTCGGCGGTTACCCGGACGGCCAGGCCCGGGCGCTGGCGTTCCTACAGACCCGCTTCGCCGACCTGCCGACCGCGTCCACCTGCGACTGACCCATTGCTCGGGAGCACCTCCCGCCGTGGTCGACGTACTACGCAGCGGGGGGACTCGCGGCAAGCCCCCCGGGACGGCGCCGGACTCCGTGCCCGGCGCCGTGACCTGCGGCGTCGGAGGATGCAGGAGGGGGGTACGCGTGCGCCGGGTGACGGGCGGGGACGAGGCCTACCGGCAGCGCCGCGGCCTGGACCACCGCGCCGCCGCGATGGCGGTGGTGGTGCAGGGAGATGGTCGTACCGGATGTCTCCGGGGCACTGTTCACCGCCGACCTTGTGACCTCCGACCGCACCACTCGACCCGGACCCGTCCCTGGTCGCCGACCTGTCGACCACGCACACCGACTGATCGGGAAGGCGCGCGCGACGCGGCCGAGCGCACGGGGCTTCACGCCGTGTTCGCCGTCCTGGGGGCCGGGGCGGACATGGTGGCCTTTGTCCGGGTCCCCGGCCGTGTCGGGTGGGTAGGTGGCCGTGGTCCCGGCCTCGTGGGCCCACCGCCCTCCCGCGTCGCCCACCTCGATCGCTACGGGACGAGCAGGATCTTGCCCCCCCGGGTGCCCGAGCACCCGCCATCCCGCCATCCCGGCGTGACGCCGACACCGGGCCGTGACCCGGGTGGCGGACTCTCCCGCAGGAGCACGGGGCCGGCGGCCTGGTCGACCAGCTCCCGGGTCGGCCGCGCGTCGGACCCCGCCGCGTCCGGCGGCAGGGTCCGCTGCTCAACGGTGGGCTCCGCCGTCGTCGTGTCGCCGGTCGACGGAGCCGCGGATGCGCGACTCCCCGTGCCCGGACCACTCCTTCTCACGCAGCTCGAACTTCTGCACCTTGCCGGTGGAGGTCTTGGGCAGCTCGTCGACGATCTCGACGGTCTTCGGAGCCTTGTAGCGGGCGATCCTCGACTTCACGTGGTCGATCAGCTCCTGCGGCCCGGCGGAGCCGCGCCGCTTGAGCACGACGAACGCCTTCGGGACCTCGCCCCACTTCTCGTCCGGAACGCCGACGACCGCGGCCTCGAGCACCGCGTCGTGCGATACGACGGCCTGCTCGACCTCCACGGTGGAGATGTTCTCCCCGCCGGAGATGACGACGTCCTTGGCCCGGTCGCGCAGCTCGACGTAGCCGTCGGGGTGCACGACGCCGAGGTCGCCGGAGTGGAACCAGCCGCCGCGGAACGCCTCCTCGGTCCTGTCCGGGTCGCGGTGGTAGCCCTTCATGACGTTGTTGCCGCGCATGACGATCTCGCCCATGGCGGTGCCGTCGCGGGCGACGTCGATCATGTCCTTGTCGACGACGCGGACGCGGTCGGCGCAGATCATCCCGACGCCCTGACGGGCCTGCAGGATGGCGCGCTCCTCGGCGTCGAGGTCGTCCCAGGCGTGCTGGTACTGGTTCACCGAGTACGGGCCGTAGGTCTCGGTGAGACCGTAGACGTGCACGATCCGGAAGCCCATCCGCTCCATCTGCAAGATGGTGGTCGGGCTCGGCGGGGCGCCCGCGGTGGTGATCACCAACTGGTGGTCCACGGTGGCCGCCTCGGGCGCGTTCATGATCGTGGTGACGACGGTGGGTGCGCCGTTGAGATGGGTGACCCCGTGCTCGGCGATCAGGCCCCAGATGACGTTCCCGCGCACCTCACGCAGGCAGACGTGGGTGCCGCCGATCGCCGTCACGGCCCACGGGGTGCACCAGCCGTTGCAGTGAAACATCGGCAGTGTCCACAAGTACACCGAGTCCGGGCCGTGCGCGGAGTGCACGATCTCGCCGAACGAGTTCAGGTAGGCGCCGCGGTGGTGGTACTCCACGCCCTTCGGGTGCCCGGTGGTCCCGGACGTGTAGTTGATCGAGATCGTGCCGCGCTCGTCGTCGACGGCCCAGGGGAGGGGCTCGTCGGAGCCGCGGGCGAGCAGGTCGGCGTAGGGGACTCCGGAGCCGGTGCCGTCCCCGGGTGCGGCGGCGTCGACGACGGTGACGATCTCGGTGACGGTCTTCAGGTCGTCCGCGATCGGGCGCACGGTCTCGTAGAGGACCGCGTCCACGACGAGGATCTTCGCCGCGGAGTGGTCCAGGATGTAGCGGACCTCCTCGCTGGCGAGGCGGGTGTTGACCGCGACCAGCACCGCGCCCGCCAGCGGGACCGCGAAGTGCGCGACCAGCATCTCGGGCAGGTTCGGCAGCAGGTAGGCGACCCGGTCACCGGGCTGTACGCCGGAGGCATGCAGGGCGCGCGCGACGCGGGTGGCCTCGGCCGCGAACTCGGCGTAGGTGTGCCGTCGCTCACCGTAGACGATCGCCGTCTTGTCCCCGAACACGGCGGCCGACCGGCCGAGAAAGGCCAGCGGGGTCAGCGGGGTGGTCCAGACGTCGGCGGTCACGGTCGCCTCCCCCGCAGGTCAGCGAACGTGTCGACGCCGCTTCCTCGGCCGTTCACCGACACCAGCACACGCAGCCGGCCACGATGACGGGTCCGGTCGCCCGCTCCGCGCCATCGATCAGACATGGTGGGCCGCCAGCGGGATGTACTGCTGCGCGGAGTGGATGTCCCGATCGTTGACCGAGCCCTGCGGTACGGATCGTGGGTAGGAGATCTTCACCACCCGTAGTTCCGGGATCCGGAAGATCTTCACCGCCTCGGCAGGAGCTTCGTACACGCGCGAGATTCCCTCCGGTGTCAGCCATGAGGCGTCGGCGAGACGCTGGTAGGCGTCGTCGTCGGGGAGGAAGACGTCGATCGTCACCCAGAACGGGCCGGCGTTCTTGGAGCGAATCTTGGAAGCGAGTTCGCCGACCGTCGCGCCGGCGTCGGACGGCGTGGTCGTGGACTGCGGCGGAGGGGCGTTGACCATGTCAGTGATCCTTGATCTCGGTGCGGACGAGCTCGCGGGGCGAGTCGACCCGGACGACGTGCTGCAGGACGAACGAGTACAGCGGACCTCGCTCCATCTCGGCGGGGGAGGACATGAACGACCAGCTCGGCACCGAGTCCGTCCCGGGCAGGGCGTGATGGAGCAGAAAGGGGTTGGCGAACTTGGCGATCGTGGTTGCGGTGTCCTGGTCGGCTGCCGTGGCACAGAAGACGACACCGACTTCTCGGGGTGGACCCGGGTCCGGGTCGGCGTCACCGAGGACGGCGTTCGCACCGTAGGGGCGCACGTCGATGTCGTAGTGCCCCGGCTCGACACCGAGTGTGTCGGGAATGCGGTCGTTCAGATAAGTCATCAGCGACTTCAGCCAGTCGTCCAGCCGAGCGAGAACGGCGGGTTCACGGATGCCGACGATGCTCACCGTCTGCGCTCCGGCGGCTGCCGAGCCCTCCAGCTTCACGGTGTAGTCCTCGGCGAACTCGAACTCCGAACCGCGGACCAGTACCCGACGATCGTCCAACGCGGTGTACGTGGCGTTCGTGGTGACCAGTGTTCCGGCGGGCTCCCGCAGCCGGTACGGGTCGACGTTCTCGTAGAGCATGTGCGCCGACACCGTGTACGGGGTGGCCCGGTCATCCTCTGCGGTCGGTTCGACGACGAAGCCGTCGTCACCGATGTGGACGAGGACCCCACCGAGCACGGATCCGGTGGTGCACAGGTTCCCGCACTCGGCGATCTTGCTCGCGTGCCATGTCGGGCCGAACGGTTTGCCCCGAAGAAGGGGCAGTGCGGCGATGAGCGCACAGTCGGTCGCGCGGCCGGCCAGGATGATGTTCGCATCGGCCTGCAACGCCTCCGCGATCGGCTCGTGCCCCATCAAGCCGACCACGTGGGCGCAGCTGTCCAGGACGTCCGGCGTCAGCGGGGCCGCCGGTTCGAGCGGTACGACATCGCCGGCGGCCAGTCTGGCGTGCAGATGGGCCGGCCGGATCTCACTGTAGATCTTCGCGACCCGCCGTCCCCGAATCCCGTCCTCGGCGATGATCTCGGCCACCACGGATGCGACCCAGTCGACGCCGGCATCGGTACCCGACGTGCCACAGGACCCCACGATCACCGGTATGCCGGCCCGGGCAGCGGGCCCCAGCACCGCGCGCAGGTCGCGGCGGACGGCGGCGCGGGCGCTCTTCGCCTGCGCCGCGCCGAGGTAGAAGGGGCCGGAGTCGGTCGATCCGCCGTCGATCGCAATGGCGTCGGCACCCCGGGCGATCCCGCGCTCGATGGTGCCGGGTGGGAACCCGGCCCCCAGCATTCCGACGGGCACGAGCACTCGTACCGGGTCGGACACGTCGTCGGTCATGTTGTTGGCTCCTTCGAGCGACCCCATCCGCCCTGAGGCCGACGAGTGTCGGGTCGTGGATCAGTCGATGGTGAGTAGGAAGTCCATGACGTGGCTCAGGTGAGCGCGCATGGCGTCCTCGACCGCGTTGGGATCCCGGCGGCGTAGTGCGTCGAGGACATGCCGGTGGGCGATCACGCGGTGCTGGCGAATCTCGGGGTCCTGCTGCATTCGGGCCAGGGACCGGGCCCGACGCTCGGCGCCGAACAGCGAGGCGCCGACGATCATCTGGTCCAGCATCGGATTGTCGGCGACCGCAGTGAGGACCTCGTCGAACCGATGCGCCCTCCGTTGCTGATCCGCAGGGTCTTCGGTGGAGGGATTCTCGATCTCGTCCACGATCGCGGCCAGTTCCTCGACCGTCTCGTCGTCGATCCGGTCGGTCGCGAGCCTGGCCTGGGCAGCTCGCAGCACCACCTCCACGTGCATGAGACCGCGTAGGTCGCGGTCGGAATGCTCGGCGACCGCCAGGCGACGTGGGCCGAGGCGCACGATCAGCCGCTCGTGCTCCAGCTTGCGCAGCGCCTCACGGACCGGAGTGGGCGACACCCCCAGTCTGGCCGCCAGGCCACGTTCGGTCACCCGCTCTCCGGGCGCGAACACACCGGTTGCGATCCCCTCGCGCAAGACGTTGTAGGCGCGGTCGGCCAGCGACTCGACCTGGTCGAGCTTCTGTAGGTCCGCTGGTGTCGGCGTGCTCATGAGGTCTCCTCGACGTCCTGCGCCACTGGTTTTGCTATAGCTTAATCAGCTCGCTCCGATCGGGATCGCGCCGAGTGCCAGGGCGACGGCGAGCATCAGGACCGACAGGGCCACGGCCCACGGCAACCCCTTGCGCTGCAGCTCGCCGAGCGTGATGTCCAGCCGTCCCACCAGCAGGTACAAGGCCGGCACCAGCGGGCTGAGGACGTGCACCGGACCGGCGATGATCGCTGCCCGGCCGACCTCGGACGGGGTCAGGCCGTGCACCGCGCCGGCCTCCGCCAGCACCGGCACGACGCCGAAGTAGTAGGCGTCGTTGGAGAGCACGAACTTGAGCGGCAGGCTCAGCAGGCCGACGAGGACGCCGAAGCCTGCGCCCCAGGACTGTGGGAGGGCCGCCACGAGTGCCAGCCCCATGGCCTCGATCATCCCAGTACCCGACAGGACCCCGACGAAGACGGCGGCAGCGAAGATCAGTGACACCACCGGGATGACGGCCGGCGCGTAGCCGGTGATCTGCGCGGCCTGCTCCTTCGGCGACCGGTGGTTGACGACCAGGGCGATCGCGAACGCAACTGCGAACAGCACCCCCAACGGCCAGACCTCCAGCACGACCGCGGCCATCAGCGTCACGGTCAAGGCCACGTTGAACCAGAACAGCCGGCGATGCCGGACGGCCCGCTCCGGCACGATCTCCGGGGTGTCCCGGGACAGCCGCTGCGTCCCGACGGCCGGCGGCGCTGCGAGAGCGTCCGAGGCCGACCCGGCCACGACGCCGGTACCCGTTCGTGCTCCGGCGGTCCGAGCGCTCGACTGCAGTCGAGCGCGCTCCCGACGCCCCAGGACGTAAGCGAGGCCGAACATCGCGACCGCGGCGGCCGCCATGGACGGGACCATCGGCAGGAAGATCTCCGCCGGATCAACCTGCAGCGCCGCCGCCGCACGAGTGACTGGCCCACCCCAGGGTGTGATGTTCGTGCAGGCGATCGACAGCATGATCAGGACCCCGAGCACGACGCGGGACATTCCGAGCCGGTCGTAGAGCGCGAGAAAGGCGGCCGCGACGATGAGGATCGTCGACGACCCGTCACCGTCGAGCGACACCACCAGCGTCAGTGCGACCGTGCCGATGGCGATCCGGACCGGGTCGGCCCGGGAGAAGCGCAGGATCGCGCTCACGACCGGATCGAACAGCCCGACATCGATCATCAGGCTGAAGTACATGATGGCGAACACGAGCAGCAGTGCGGTCTGCGCGAGGGATTCGATGCCATCGACGACGAATCCGCCGAGGTCGGCCGCCTGTCCGGCGAGCAACCCGGCGGACAGCGGCAACACGATGAGGGCGGCGACCGGTGACATCCGCCCGGTCATGATCAACACGATGAACACGATGACCATGGCGAAGCCCAGGAAAGCGAGCACGAGGATCTCCCGTCGTTGGAAGGTGGAGGGATCATGCCATAGCAAATTTGCCACGGCAACGCTGTCCGTCTCGCTCACCGGGCGTCGTCACGGCCGCCACTCGATCCGGGCGGGTTCGAGCCGGCTCCGGGCTCGACGAGCGGCCCCGCGGTGCGGGCGGCGCGAACGGGTCCGGCCCTTCGTGGGGACCCTTCCCCCGCGGCTGGGGCCAGCCCTTGGAGTAGACGACCGAGGTCGCGAAACGGCGGGCGTTCGTGATCCTCGACGGCACCCTGCTGCACATCGACCGCGTGAGTATGACCTCGGGATACGGCCGCGCCTTCTGCAGTGGCAAGCACGAGGCCCGCGCCCTGAACGTGCAGGTCATCGCCGACCAGATCGG is a window from the Pseudonocardia sp. HH130629-09 genome containing:
- a CDS encoding DUF2382 domain-containing protein, yielding MITKDMTRELIGRQVVDNHGEKVGKIGQIYLDERSGEPTWATVNTGLFGTKESFVPLQNADVHDLDVALGVEKQAVKNSPHVGRSDERLTGSEEDELYRHYGIGQGRTDARHATGERTDRDRTARTGGDDAIVRHEEYLRVGTETEETGRVALRKYVVTEDQTVTVPVSHEEVRLEREPIDGTEATARPGAIGEAEQEVILHRERPVVDKTTEAVEKVRLGTRTVTEDEKVSDTVRKERIEVDDPQHALPRDERRS
- a CDS encoding alpha/beta hydrolase, with the protein product MREVAVDRRVRVARGALRGVLALPKPVKRVIAGPPVRRDGQQLDLDIQLLLRLLTPRRPQPVPPPEQMRAGQSFVDRVVAGPAEPGVRREDRTVPGAVADLRARLYVPPPGPDVLDGALLVYVHGGGFVAGDLDTHDELCATLAAESGARVLSVDYRLAPEHPFPAAVDDCLAAFAHVVAHPEEFGAAPGRIAVGGDSAGASLALTVARETSRYGADPAGRPVFCLAFFPVTELEGHTRSRELFGDGFLLTGEAIEAMAGWYVPEALRDDPRLRIAEGDLTGMPPAYVATAGFDPLRDEGEHLVTRMREAGVPATLRRHPDLVHGFATSLGIGTRPRQAVAEASGALRTAFALLASPVPAPAPDPSRSSSPS
- a CDS encoding lipase family protein; translation: MRTRLRATVVAGVVAVVAAVVAVPQALASPDGPGADGEPGDVVSAERVLTPTVPAATATRILYRSLDTDDRPVTVSGIVLTPLVPAPGPARVIGFAAGTQGLADRCAPSRQLQAGTEYEAPAIGALLSSGYTVAVTDYEGLGTPGEHTYVNRAAQAHALLDVARAAQRAGVGVPEDAPTALYGYSQGGGASAAAVELAPEYAPELDLVGAYAGAPPADLRATGRVLDSGPASFLLGYAVSGFDAAYPDLGVLDLLNDRGRQVIAELREQCTPDSALRYPGLRSEQLSADGRPISEFLDEEPFASRVDEQLIGRRTPEAPVLIVHSLTDDIVPFDQGRELAERWCDQGADVEFRPSPVPGHLGGYPDGQARALAFLQTRFADLPTASTCD
- a CDS encoding acyl--CoA ligase family protein yields the protein MTADVWTTPLTPLAFLGRSAAVFGDKTAIVYGERRHTYAEFAAEATRVARALHASGVQPGDRVAYLLPNLPEMLVAHFAVPLAGAVLVAVNTRLASEEVRYILDHSAAKILVVDAVLYETVRPIADDLKTVTEIVTVVDAAAPGDGTGSGVPYADLLARGSDEPLPWAVDDERGTISINYTSGTTGHPKGVEYHHRGAYLNSFGEIVHSAHGPDSVYLWTLPMFHCNGWCTPWAVTAIGGTHVCLREVRGNVIWGLIAEHGVTHLNGAPTVVTTIMNAPEAATVDHQLVITTAGAPPSPTTILQMERMGFRIVHVYGLTETYGPYSVNQYQHAWDDLDAEERAILQARQGVGMICADRVRVVDKDMIDVARDGTAMGEIVMRGNNVMKGYHRDPDRTEEAFRGGWFHSGDLGVVHPDGYVELRDRAKDVVISGGENISTVEVEQAVVSHDAVLEAAVVGVPDEKWGEVPKAFVVLKRRGSAGPQELIDHVKSRIARYKAPKTVEIVDELPKTSTGKVQKFELREKEWSGHGESRIRGSVDRRHDDGGAHR
- a CDS encoding DUF4387 domain-containing protein; its protein translation is MVNAPPPQSTTTPSDAGATVGELASKIRSKNAGPFWVTIDVFLPDDDAYQRLADASWLTPEGISRVYEAPAEAVKIFRIPELRVVKISYPRSVPQGSVNDRDIHSAQQYIPLAAHHV
- a CDS encoding acyclic terpene utilization AtuA family protein; amino-acid sequence: MTDDVSDPVRVLVPVGMLGAGFPPGTIERGIARGADAIAIDGGSTDSGPFYLGAAQAKSARAAVRRDLRAVLGPAARAGIPVIVGSCGTSGTDAGVDWVASVVAEIIAEDGIRGRRVAKIYSEIRPAHLHARLAAGDVVPLEPAAPLTPDVLDSCAHVVGLMGHEPIAEALQADANIILAGRATDCALIAALPLLRGKPFGPTWHASKIAECGNLCTTGSVLGGVLVHIGDDGFVVEPTAEDDRATPYTVSAHMLYENVDPYRLREPAGTLVTTNATYTALDDRRVLVRGSEFEFAEDYTVKLEGSAAAGAQTVSIVGIREPAVLARLDDWLKSLMTYLNDRIPDTLGVEPGHYDIDVRPYGANAVLGDADPDPGPPREVGVVFCATAADQDTATTIAKFANPFLLHHALPGTDSVPSWSFMSSPAEMERGPLYSFVLQHVVRVDSPRELVRTEIKDH
- a CDS encoding GntR family transcriptional regulator, which produces MSTPTPADLQKLDQVESLADRAYNVLREGIATGVFAPGERVTERGLAARLGVSPTPVREALRKLEHERLIVRLGPRRLAVAEHSDRDLRGLMHVEVVLRAAQARLATDRIDDETVEELAAIVDEIENPSTEDPADQQRRAHRFDEVLTAVADNPMLDQMIVGASLFGAERRARSLARMQQDPEIRQHRVIAHRHVLDALRRRDPNAVEDAMRAHLSHVMDFLLTID
- a CDS encoding CitMHS family transporter, coding for MSETDSVAVANLLWHDPSTFQRREILVLAFLGFAMVIVFIVLIMTGRMSPVAALIVLPLSAGLLAGQAADLGGFVVDGIESLAQTALLLVFAIMYFSLMIDVGLFDPVVSAILRFSRADPVRIAIGTVALTLVVSLDGDGSSTILIVAAAFLALYDRLGMSRVVLGVLIMLSIACTNITPWGGPVTRAAAALQVDPAEIFLPMVPSMAAAAVAMFGLAYVLGRRERARLQSSARTAGARTGTGVVAGSASDALAAPPAVGTQRLSRDTPEIVPERAVRHRRLFWFNVALTVTLMAAVVLEVWPLGVLFAVAFAIALVVNHRSPKEQAAQITGYAPAVIPVVSLIFAAAVFVGVLSGTGMIEAMGLALVAALPQSWGAGFGVLVGLLSLPLKFVLSNDAYYFGVVPVLAEAGAVHGLTPSEVGRAAIIAGPVHVLSPLVPALYLLVGRLDITLGELQRKGLPWAVALSVLMLAVALALGAIPIGAS